A genomic segment from Methanomassiliicoccus luminyensis B10 encodes:
- a CDS encoding ABC transporter permease has translation MSVNFPDPATTFERLWKFLSTNYKILGASIYTHLTASLGRWFQGFLTAFAIGMVLGTVLGSNERLYQFGIVPVNVLQLIPGLAWYPVTILLFGFGEDSAIFIIAITAISPIAINIANGFRRVPKVNMRVARMSGRSRLETFTEVLIPFSALDILAGLRIGMANGWRMLITAEMIVGVAVGLGYAIQTTTAYLDYPAAFASIVLICVIGLLIDKVILAPMESYVRRKVGAEGA, from the coding sequence GTGTCGGTCAACTTCCCTGACCCGGCAACAACCTTCGAGAGGTTGTGGAAGTTCCTTTCAACGAACTACAAGATCCTCGGGGCGAGCATCTACACGCATCTGACGGCCAGCTTGGGGAGGTGGTTCCAGGGGTTCCTGACCGCGTTCGCCATCGGGATGGTGCTCGGGACCGTGCTGGGAAGCAATGAGCGGCTGTACCAGTTCGGCATTGTTCCGGTGAACGTCCTGCAGCTGATCCCCGGCCTTGCGTGGTACCCGGTCACCATCCTCCTCTTCGGGTTCGGGGAGGATTCCGCGATATTCATCATAGCGATCACCGCCATATCGCCCATCGCTATCAACATCGCCAACGGGTTCAGGCGCGTCCCCAAGGTCAACATGCGCGTTGCCAGGATGTCCGGGAGGTCCAGGCTTGAGACGTTCACCGAGGTCCTGATCCCCTTTTCCGCGCTGGACATCCTGGCGGGGCTGCGCATCGGGATGGCCAATGGATGGAGGATGCTCATAACCGCCGAAATGATCGTGGGGGTCGCGGTCGGCCTCGGCTATGCCATCCAGACGACCACGGCATATCTTGACTACCCAGCGGCCTTTGCCAGCATCGTTCTGATCTGCGTGATCGGACTGCTGATCGACAAGGTCATCCTGGCTCCCATGGAATCGTACGTGCGCCGCAAGGTCGGTGCCGAGGGGGCATGA
- a CDS encoding uroporphyrinogen decarboxylase family protein gives MTIPHKDAFLSRVRNDRSGPLPVFLRDLTLGLDVINARTTDVFTSSYDHELAAKAVAAFQRLTGQDAVVGCIHSAAFAVESFGGVMKYPEYGVPSVSRPPLGDLDDLPRDVSIDPVGKAVGAIRSYSAVRAMLPDVAVVANVAAPLTKAGVLMGMTKLALCLETDRSFVEEVVGLSVAHTKACIERLHDDGSIDCVFLAGASDNPDLFGPGVYRELSLRWLRVLVDHCHRLGYPIIFHPHGVFTSAGTEELIGETVATGIDGFQFAEDNDPAKITSLIGGRCSVLGGTNVVPTLIEGTEDQVRSETKMYIDACRSGSHVFMCSCSLHRGTDLHRVCAMVDEARNRGTNGNVA, from the coding sequence ATGACGATACCTCACAAGGATGCCTTCCTGTCCAGGGTCCGCAACGACCGCTCCGGGCCCCTGCCAGTCTTCCTGCGGGACCTGACGCTCGGCCTGGACGTCATCAATGCCAGGACCACCGATGTCTTCACCTCGTCCTATGACCACGAGCTCGCCGCGAAAGCGGTGGCGGCGTTCCAGAGGCTGACCGGCCAGGATGCGGTAGTGGGCTGCATACATTCTGCGGCCTTCGCGGTCGAATCGTTCGGGGGCGTCATGAAGTACCCGGAGTATGGGGTGCCCAGCGTATCAAGGCCCCCGCTGGGGGACCTTGACGATCTGCCCCGTGACGTGAGCATCGATCCTGTCGGAAAGGCCGTGGGAGCGATAAGGTCGTATTCGGCGGTGCGGGCCATGCTGCCGGACGTCGCGGTGGTGGCCAACGTGGCCGCCCCGCTGACCAAAGCAGGCGTCCTGATGGGGATGACGAAGCTGGCATTATGCCTGGAGACCGACAGGTCGTTCGTGGAGGAGGTCGTCGGGCTGTCCGTCGCCCACACCAAGGCCTGCATCGAAAGGCTGCATGATGACGGGTCCATCGACTGCGTGTTCCTGGCGGGCGCATCGGACAACCCCGACCTGTTCGGACCGGGGGTGTACCGGGAGCTGTCGCTGAGATGGCTGAGAGTGCTGGTGGACCATTGCCACCGCCTGGGATATCCGATCATCTTCCACCCCCATGGCGTGTTCACCTCGGCGGGGACGGAGGAGCTGATAGGCGAGACCGTGGCCACGGGGATCGACGGGTTCCAGTTCGCCGAGGACAACGACCCGGCCAAGATTACCTCGCTCATCGGCGGGAGATGCTCCGTCCTGGGGGGCACCAATGTCGTGCCCACCCTGATCGAGGGTACCGAGGACCAGGTGCGGTCCGAAACAAAGATGTACATCGATGCCTGCAGGTCTGGGAGCCACGTGTTCATGTGCTCATGCTCTTTGCACCGCGGGACCGACCTGCACAGGGTGTGCGCAATGGTGGACGAGGCGAGGAATCGGGGAACGAACGGGAATGTGGCTTGA
- a CDS encoding ABC transporter substrate-binding protein → MKKNTTKMIAIAAVGILLVAGIGAAYMVIRGSGDKADITIAVGTKNYYEPFWIADHYGLFKDEGINVDLMLVSGGGAACTALLSGQVDTCLVGASDPTVRLMEESKDGKIISGITTPTSVSGIEFAIRDDAIAAGLNLSQPNTFFVNGANGGTEVKYHVGLDTTTGYRSNVITYFYRAWQNGTLTDEQYAVASTVRGTTDGVLVHMEFDNQVIGIVNGGVDAIIGGNTNVLAASHDGISLHVAPSEYTVGIACVILASGQAVEEKRDALVKMLRALDKACAMIENPETVDEVADYCVEFYGAATWDKTSQMKFFDLINWDVNRIVGIEDTVEFNAYLLGYDDRDYSGRFDWSFVAEAHDEGELYIYDPETKQLMASMP, encoded by the coding sequence ATGAAAAAGAATACGACAAAAATGATAGCGATCGCGGCGGTCGGAATACTGCTGGTAGCCGGGATCGGAGCTGCGTACATGGTCATCAGAGGCAGCGGTGACAAAGCAGACATCACCATTGCGGTCGGCACAAAGAACTACTACGAGCCGTTTTGGATCGCCGATCACTATGGTCTTTTCAAGGATGAAGGGATCAATGTCGATCTGATGTTGGTCAGCGGAGGAGGCGCTGCTTGCACTGCGCTCCTTTCGGGACAGGTCGATACATGTCTGGTCGGGGCTTCTGATCCAACGGTTCGGCTGATGGAGGAATCGAAAGACGGCAAGATAATATCCGGGATCACAACGCCCACTTCGGTCAGCGGGATCGAGTTCGCGATAAGGGACGATGCTATTGCTGCCGGTCTCAATCTATCGCAGCCCAACACCTTCTTCGTCAACGGGGCGAACGGCGGGACGGAGGTAAAGTATCACGTCGGATTGGATACCACGACCGGCTATAGATCGAACGTCATTACGTACTTCTATCGTGCCTGGCAGAATGGAACCCTGACGGATGAGCAATACGCCGTGGCCTCCACCGTCAGGGGAACGACCGACGGGGTGCTGGTCCATATGGAGTTCGACAATCAGGTGATAGGGATCGTCAACGGAGGGGTGGACGCGATAATCGGGGGCAACACCAATGTGCTCGCGGCTAGTCATGACGGCATCTCCCTTCATGTAGCGCCTTCAGAATATACGGTTGGCATAGCATGCGTCATTCTAGCCTCCGGACAGGCGGTCGAGGAGAAGCGTGACGCGCTCGTCAAGATGCTGAGGGCGTTGGACAAGGCCTGCGCGATGATCGAGAACCCCGAGACGGTCGATGAGGTCGCGGATTATTGCGTCGAGTTCTATGGTGCTGCTACTTGGGATAAGACCTCTCAAATGAAATTTTTCGATTTGATCAATTGGGATGTAAACAGGATCGTCGGCATAGAGGACACCGTGGAGTTCAACGCGTACCTGCTTGGCTATGATGATCGGGACTATAGTGGCCGCTTCGATTGGTCATTTGTGGCAGAAGCGCACGACGAAGGGGAGCTATACATATATGATCCTGAGACCAAGCAGCTGATGGCGAGCATGCCGTAG
- a CDS encoding ABC transporter ATP-binding protein, translating into MSVLEAKHVYKTYLNQKGDKVRVVLRDVSLSIEENEFVCLLGPSGCGKTTLLNIFAGFETPLQGDVLYRGERIDGPSPKRAVIFQEYSLLPWKSVLENVEFSLDRNDLSKKQREETARKYIELVGLTEFSDQTPHSLSGGMKQRVAIARTLAMRPDVMLMDEPFSSLDEQTKKHLDQEILDIWDKEKRTVLFITHSIDEALLLGTRILLMAPSPGRIVKEWTIGSGVERDLLSDDFIHLKREILGELKKHSGAA; encoded by the coding sequence ATGAGCGTTCTCGAGGCCAAACATGTTTACAAGACCTATCTGAACCAGAAAGGTGACAAGGTAAGGGTCGTTCTGAGGGACGTTTCGTTATCTATCGAGGAGAACGAGTTCGTCTGCCTCCTCGGCCCGTCCGGTTGCGGCAAGACCACGCTGCTCAATATTTTTGCCGGGTTCGAGACACCTCTCCAGGGGGACGTGCTGTATCGGGGCGAGAGGATCGACGGGCCCTCCCCGAAACGCGCCGTCATATTCCAGGAGTACAGCCTACTCCCGTGGAAGAGCGTGCTGGAGAACGTCGAGTTCTCGCTGGACCGAAATGACCTGTCCAAGAAACAAAGGGAGGAAACGGCAAGGAAATACATCGAACTGGTAGGGCTCACCGAATTCAGCGATCAAACGCCCCACTCGCTCTCCGGCGGCATGAAGCAGCGCGTGGCCATAGCGAGAACGCTCGCCATGCGGCCGGACGTCATGCTGATGGACGAGCCCTTCTCGAGCCTGGACGAGCAAACGAAAAAGCACCTCGACCAGGAGATATTGGATATCTGGGACAAGGAGAAGAGGACCGTGCTGTTCATCACCCACAGCATCGACGAAGCATTGCTGTTGGGTACGAGGATCCTTCTGATGGCGCCGTCGCCCGGAAGGATCGTGAAGGAATGGACCATCGGGTCAGGCGTCGAGCGCGACCTGTTGTCCGACGATTTCATCCATCTGAAAAGGGAGATCCTGGGCGAACTGAAGAAGCACTCCGGGGCCGCCTGA
- a CDS encoding peroxiredoxin family protein, translating to MSKELSKLSVGDAAPDFTMPSTVRGRYTLSEEAGKGPVLLYFYVMNFGHTCTWYIADMIEARPRFQDLGVTMVHVNPASVEEHKEWVETTGSPFEHISDVDQEVSKRYGAIVTNEKAPKVLGYTNREFYLVDEKMIIRYIWCAEMPADAIPIAALLDELKAALR from the coding sequence ATGTCCAAGGAACTGTCCAAATTGTCGGTCGGGGACGCTGCGCCCGACTTCACGATGCCGAGCACGGTGAGGGGCCGCTACACTCTGTCCGAGGAGGCCGGGAAGGGGCCGGTATTGCTGTACTTCTACGTGATGAACTTCGGCCATACCTGCACATGGTATATTGCTGACATGATCGAAGCGAGGCCAAGGTTCCAGGACCTCGGAGTGACGATGGTGCACGTCAACCCGGCCAGCGTGGAGGAGCACAAGGAATGGGTCGAGACGACCGGTTCGCCGTTCGAGCACATCTCCGATGTCGATCAGGAGGTCAGCAAGAGATACGGCGCCATAGTGACCAACGAGAAGGCGCCGAAGGTCCTGGGGTACACCAACCGGGAGTTCTACCTGGTCGATGAGAAGATGATCATAAGGTATATATGGTGCGCGGAGATGCCGGCCGATGCGATACCGATCGCCGCGCTTCTCGATGAGCTGAAAGCGGCCCTCCGCTGA
- a CDS encoding GTP-binding protein yields MARTTRFVILGGYLGAGKTTLATALARELSAEKGLSVAVITNDQGELLVDTEFVRNAGFDVRSVMGGCFCSDLPQFIKSARSLVSMERPDIIIVEPIGTSTNIISSVILPMRSMCPGEFSIAPLLIVLDGTRVDELLARPQGFGLGGGRMIPRNQVNEAEMVLISKSDLLDSGTVDRVRERLRSEVPDAEVVALSSRTGAGMSEIVRVILSERESTKVREAEDGRLFATERADLGWYNANAAFDAKERSDMYAFITAIMRKVSERFDSDRIAHVKVLIESDSIAMKMSLVGRSLQTDGVRGGRYLTGRGKVVLNARVQGTPQELREALSAAIRSAADEVGITLDQMSEASFQPKPERPTMILNMPAEEAVGPEIKKLIDKAKEDSLGGADVDRATLKKLLEIDPRSKEGEYLGQAARDISRKFFGNKVKIGSSIGIDISPCTMNCKFCSLGEEWGLVKGNNELPGDVIVGLVREVLSKGFFQVTLRTTEFYDLDRLCVLGRKIRTEVPGQYLLTANTGELTDEGALKLYRSGFTGVYHTVRLREGVDTPFDPEVRLASMRAVLASPLMLSVGVEPIGSEHTNDEILDRIELFRAIGPAQVCVMRRENVKGTPLAEHDEIDDYRLAQIVAVTRIAGGKRWGIASHPLTRKAVEWGANHVTVETGANPREDVHEVGVWKVCDHDAARQIVHDAGCEVSTVSDLRCQKCGRVLKAGDIAAV; encoded by the coding sequence ATGGCAAGGACCACGCGCTTTGTGATATTGGGCGGCTATCTTGGAGCGGGAAAGACCACGCTGGCCACGGCATTGGCGAGAGAACTGAGCGCCGAGAAAGGACTGTCCGTGGCGGTGATAACGAACGACCAGGGCGAGCTGCTGGTCGACACCGAGTTCGTGAGGAACGCCGGGTTCGACGTCAGGAGCGTCATGGGGGGCTGCTTCTGCTCCGACCTGCCCCAGTTCATCAAGAGCGCCCGCAGCCTGGTCAGCATGGAGCGGCCCGACATCATCATCGTAGAGCCCATCGGCACTTCTACCAACATAATATCCTCCGTCATCCTCCCCATGCGCTCCATGTGCCCCGGGGAGTTCAGCATCGCCCCGCTGCTCATCGTCCTCGACGGGACCCGTGTGGACGAGCTGCTGGCAAGGCCGCAGGGCTTCGGCCTCGGCGGGGGGCGCATGATCCCCCGGAACCAGGTCAACGAGGCGGAGATGGTCCTCATATCGAAGTCTGATCTCTTGGACAGCGGGACCGTGGACCGGGTCAGGGAGCGCCTGCGCTCCGAGGTCCCCGACGCGGAGGTCGTGGCGCTGTCGTCGCGCACCGGGGCAGGCATGAGCGAGATCGTCAGGGTAATCCTGTCGGAACGCGAGAGCACCAAGGTCCGCGAGGCCGAGGACGGCCGCCTGTTCGCTACTGAGCGGGCCGACCTGGGATGGTACAACGCGAACGCCGCGTTCGACGCGAAGGAGCGGTCGGACATGTACGCGTTCATCACCGCGATAATGCGGAAAGTGTCGGAGCGGTTCGACAGCGACAGGATTGCGCACGTCAAGGTTCTGATCGAATCGGACAGCATAGCGATGAAGATGAGCCTGGTGGGCAGGTCATTGCAGACCGACGGGGTCAGGGGAGGACGCTACCTGACGGGGAGGGGCAAGGTCGTCCTCAATGCCCGGGTCCAGGGAACGCCCCAGGAGCTGAGGGAAGCGCTCTCCGCGGCCATCCGGTCCGCGGCGGACGAGGTTGGCATAACGTTAGACCAGATGTCGGAAGCGTCGTTCCAGCCAAAGCCGGAACGGCCCACCATGATCCTGAACATGCCCGCGGAAGAGGCTGTCGGCCCCGAGATCAAGAAGCTCATCGACAAGGCCAAGGAGGATTCTCTCGGCGGGGCGGACGTGGACCGGGCCACCCTCAAGAAGCTGCTGGAGATCGACCCCCGATCGAAAGAGGGGGAGTACCTCGGACAGGCCGCCCGGGACATCTCGAGGAAGTTCTTCGGGAACAAGGTGAAGATCGGCTCGTCCATAGGCATAGACATCAGCCCCTGCACCATGAACTGCAAGTTCTGCTCGCTGGGCGAGGAATGGGGGCTGGTGAAAGGGAACAACGAGCTCCCTGGCGATGTGATAGTGGGCCTGGTGCGGGAGGTCCTGTCAAAAGGCTTTTTCCAGGTAACCCTGCGGACCACGGAGTTCTACGACCTCGACAGGCTGTGCGTCCTCGGGAGGAAGATAAGGACGGAGGTGCCGGGACAGTACCTGCTCACCGCCAACACCGGGGAGCTGACGGATGAGGGCGCTCTCAAGCTGTACCGGTCGGGGTTCACCGGCGTCTACCACACTGTGCGCTTGAGGGAGGGCGTGGACACGCCCTTCGATCCCGAGGTGAGGCTAGCCTCGATGAGGGCCGTGCTGGCATCCCCGCTCATGCTGTCGGTGGGGGTGGAGCCGATAGGGTCCGAGCATACCAACGACGAGATCCTGGACCGGATCGAGCTGTTCAGGGCCATCGGGCCGGCGCAGGTGTGCGTGATGAGGCGGGAGAACGTGAAGGGGACGCCGCTGGCCGAGCACGATGAGATCGACGACTATCGGCTGGCACAGATCGTGGCGGTGACCAGGATCGCCGGGGGGAAGAGGTGGGGGATCGCCAGCCACCCGCTCACGCGGAAGGCCGTCGAATGGGGCGCCAATCACGTCACCGTGGAAACGGGGGCCAATCCCCGAGAGGACGTCCATGAGGTCGGGGTATGGAAGGTCTGCGACCATGATGCCGCAAGGCAGATCGTCCACGACGCCGGCTGCGAGGTAAGCACCGTCTCCGACCTAAGGTGCCAGAAGTGCGGCCGGGTCCTGAAGGCCGGCGACATTGCGGCGGTGTGA